The proteins below are encoded in one region of Macrobrachium rosenbergii isolate ZJJX-2024 chromosome 29, ASM4041242v1, whole genome shotgun sequence:
- the LOC136854687 gene encoding uncharacterized protein — protein sequence MESFPLTSGLVLLSVYLANAVPSSNETGSFQWQPKNDVNGLPSWTFDPKNSKTDRQALPCGIFNVVAGQTSNFILGSSSCTWTFQGPTPGSTMVLTCNKLPKKFCLYPSAKFAKSRLYKKYCKSTDSFTQKSKNNVLEVPQITKKKHQILPPLTVIGKDDTYI from the exons ATGGAATCTTTCCCGCTGACTTCAGGTCTAGTCCTCTTG AGTGTCTACTTGGCGAACGCTGTTCCCAGTTCGAACGAAAC GGGCTCCTTCCAATGGCAACCAAAAAATGATGTGAACGGTCTACCCAGCTGGACTTTTGATCCCAAAAACTCCAAAACTGACAGACAAG CACTTCCGTGTGGCATTTTCAACGTGGTTGCGGGCCAGACCTCCAATTTCATCTTGGGGTCCTCATCTTGCACATGGACCTTTCAG GGACCTACTCCTGGCTCAACTATGGTCTTAACCTGCAATAAACTTCCCAAGAAGTTCTGTCTATATCCTTCCGCCAAATTCGCAAAAAGCAGACTCTACAAAAA ATACTGCAAATCAACAGATTCTTTTACCCAAAAGAGCAAAAACAACGTGTTGGAAGTCCCTCAAATCACCAAGAAGAAGCACCAGATACTCCCACCATTAACAGTCATAGGTAAAGATGACACttacatttaa